The genomic window AACCTTTTGGTCACCACCTGAACAGAAGGCTTTGTCTCCTGCACCTGTTAAAATAATCACTCCGATATCTTGGCGATCACGGCTGATTGTAAAAGCTTCGATCATTTCAAAAACTGTTTTCGGCGTAAAAGCGTTATGGACTTCTGGTCGGTTGATCGTTATCTTCGCGATTTTCCCATATTGTTCAAATAGGATCTCATCATATTCCTTAATTGTCTTCCATTCTCTCATCTCTATCTCCTCCTAAAATTCATTAAATTTATTATACACAAGAATAAAGAAAACGTTTGAAAATCTTAAAATAAATTTAGAATTTCTGTTATACTAAAAAAAAACAAGTTAGGAGAGTCGCTATGGATCTATTACAACACTTAGGAATTGAAACATTATCTGTCACGCCAGAAAAAGTCCAGCTGGCTTTGACGATTGCTGACACGCATCACCAACCCTTTGGCTATTTGCATGGAGGAATCAGCGGAGTGTTGATCGAAACGGCTTGTAGTATTGGGGCAAATCAACACTTATCAGCTCCCCATTTTGCTGTTGGCGTCGATCTTCATGTCCAGCATTTGAACAAAGCCTCTTCTGGTACGTTACGAGTAGTAGCACATCCTGAAAAGATTGGGAAGAATCTGCATTTTTGGCGAGCAACTGTCTATTTGGATAACGATTTAAAAATCGCCATTGGCCAATGCACGTTGATGGTCAACTAAATTTATCCATTTTTATTCGCATGATTGATTATAGAATAGATAACAACCTTATAAAGTTAGGTTTAGCTAACTTTCTTTTTCATTCATGTTAACTTTTACACAAAATTAAGGTATAATAAAGATAGTTAGAAATAAATGAATAGTAGGAAGTGAATGAATGAAAAAAAGTAGAAATATAATTTGGACATATATCAAAATAGTATTTGCATTAACTATTTTAGCCATCAGTATCAATATGTTTTTAGGCCCACATCATATCGCAGCTGGTGGAGTCAGCGGTCTCGGGATCTTACTTGAGTTCGCTTTAGGATTTAATCGTGCCACCGTCATCCTCGTGTTAAATGTCATCATGCTGATCTTAGCATTGATTTTTTTAGGAAAAAAACCTTTCTTCAAAGTCTTATTTGGTAGTATCGTCTTTCCCACGATCGTTGAGATCGTTCCAGAGTATATGATCACTTCAGATCGTTTATTATCTGTCATTTTTGGTAGTGCGATCTTCGCTTTAGGTGTAGCCATTTTATACAAAAACAACTCATCCAGTGGTGGTACCACCATCCCTCCCCTTATCTTCAAAAAATATTTCAACTTGAGTCCCTCGATTGGACTTTTGATGACCGATGCCGTAGTTGTTTCATTGACCTTGTTTGTCTTCGGATTCGATGAATTCCTTTATGCGATTCTATCAATCGTGATCACTTCGATCGTGATGAACTATATTGAGACCGGAACGAACCGTCAAAAATCAATCATGATTTTCAGCGAGAACCATCTAGCTGAGATCCAAACACGCCTGATCAGTGAAATTGGTCGGACATTGACGATTATCGAAGCGCAAGGTGGCTATAGCCAATTGCCAAAAGAAATCTTATTGATGGTAGTGACAGACCAAGAGTTCTCCAAAGTCAAACCATTGATCGAAGAGATCGATCCGAATGCTTTTGTCATCGTCAACAGTGTAGCGGAAGTTATGGGTAGAGGCTTTACTTATCACCCGATTGAATGATGCTAGAAACTAAACAGATGTGAATACTTCTTTAAAAAGCTATTTCTGGTTTAATGTTAAAACCAGAAATAGCTTTTTTTATAAACAACTTAGTTGCTCCCTTCAATTAAATTGTGTACAATCTAATTGTATCAAATATAAAAAGCAAGGAGTGTTTTTAATGAAAAAAATGTACTCAACAAAAATGATCAATACTGGCGGACGTTCTGGGGAAGTGCACAGCCCAGACAACTCATTTGAGTTAAATATTGCAGCTCCTGGTAAACGCGTTGAAAATGCAACAAATCCAGAACAATTATTTGCTGCAGGTTTTAGTGCTTGTTTCAACAGCGCATTAGACTTGATCAAAACACAAAAAAATATCGAAGGTGCATCAACGATCAGTGCACAAGTATCTTTATACGCAGAAAGCGAAATGAGCTTTGTTTTAGGCGTTGAGATCGAAGGTTCTGTGGAAGGTCTATCACTTGAAGAAACTCAAGAATTGCTAGAAGCTGCACACAAAGTTTGTCCTTATTCAAAAGCGACAGCTGGCAATATCGAAGTCACTTTAACAGCTGTTGAGGGCTAGATTTTTTTAGAAAAAACAAGTATGCTATGAAGTAGCACATTAGGAGGTGGTCTATTTTGGAGGAGTTATTATTAAAAAATCAATTATGCTTTCCCTTATATGCCACCTCTAAAGAAATTACACGTTACTATGCGCCTTTGTTAAAGCCACTGGATCTAACGTATACACAATATCTTGTTCTACTTGTTTTATGGGAGAGAAAACAAATCACTATGAAAGAGTTGGGACAGATATTATGTTTAGATTCAGGAACTTTGACGCCTGTTGTAAAGAAATTAGCTAGCAAGCAGTATATCAAT from Enterococcus sp. DIV1094 includes these protein-coding regions:
- a CDS encoding PaaI family thioesterase; its protein translation is MDLLQHLGIETLSVTPEKVQLALTIADTHHQPFGYLHGGISGVLIETACSIGANQHLSAPHFAVGVDLHVQHLNKASSGTLRVVAHPEKIGKNLHFWRATVYLDNDLKIAIGQCTLMVN
- a CDS encoding YitT family protein produces the protein MKKSRNIIWTYIKIVFALTILAISINMFLGPHHIAAGGVSGLGILLEFALGFNRATVILVLNVIMLILALIFLGKKPFFKVLFGSIVFPTIVEIVPEYMITSDRLLSVIFGSAIFALGVAILYKNNSSSGGTTIPPLIFKKYFNLSPSIGLLMTDAVVVSLTLFVFGFDEFLYAILSIVITSIVMNYIETGTNRQKSIMIFSENHLAEIQTRLISEIGRTLTIIEAQGGYSQLPKEILLMVVTDQEFSKVKPLIEEIDPNAFVIVNSVAEVMGRGFTYHPIE
- a CDS encoding organic hydroperoxide resistance protein — encoded protein: MKKMYSTKMINTGGRSGEVHSPDNSFELNIAAPGKRVENATNPEQLFAAGFSACFNSALDLIKTQKNIEGASTISAQVSLYAESEMSFVLGVEIEGSVEGLSLEETQELLEAAHKVCPYSKATAGNIEVTLTAVEG
- a CDS encoding MarR family winged helix-turn-helix transcriptional regulator, translated to MEELLLKNQLCFPLYATSKEITRYYAPLLKPLDLTYTQYLVLLVLWERKQITMKELGQILCLDSGTLTPVVKKLASKQYINRKRDDSDERVTILSLTDAGQALQDQAKDIPEKILDFLPLEEEELAMLLYLTKKMLKNFNKEQHAR